One part of the Thiomicrospira cyclica ALM1 genome encodes these proteins:
- a CDS encoding oxidative damage protection protein, with protein MARRVQCVKLKQEMDGLDFAPFPGELGQKVFDNVSKEAWKQWLGQQTILINEYRLSSLDPKARSFLQEEMQKFLFSDQEVELPKEFNPV; from the coding sequence ATGGCTAGACGAGTACAGTGTGTCAAGTTGAAGCAAGAGATGGATGGTTTGGATTTTGCACCATTTCCAGGTGAGTTGGGCCAGAAGGTGTTTGATAATGTATCCAAAGAAGCCTGGAAGCAATGGTTGGGTCAGCAGACGATTTTGATTAACGAGTATCGTTTATCGAGTTTAGATCCGAAAGCGCGCAGCTTTTTACAGGAAGAAATGCAGAAGTTTTTATTTAGCGATCAAGAGGTTGAATTACCAAAAGAATTTAATCCGGTTTGA
- the trmA gene encoding tRNA (uridine(54)-C5)-methyltransferase TrmA, translating to MLCQVFPQQYQQQLADKQQRLLDLVPSIADSLQVYASPPKHYRQRAEFRIWHTPERLFYAMFDSANPKQPIEITSCPMACEAIDQLMQPLLAAISDSDTLKNGLFEIDFLATLSGEMLVTLIYRKKIDEQVWSLAAQKLRETLPINHLIGRSRKQKILLDQDFVIERLATDNQAWLFQQIENSFTQPNAEMAQNMLAWAREQSRQIVAQQPSDLLELYCGNGHFSIALADIYSSVLATEISKTSVKSAQFNLAQNAIANVTVVKMAAEEVAQALAGKAFNRMADVDLNRYNFKTIFVDPPRSGLDDLTRGMATYHDNILYISCNPETLAHDLDTLLTTHDLVSAALFDQFPYSHHIESGVWLRRKA from the coding sequence ATGCTGTGTCAGGTTTTTCCGCAACAATATCAACAACAGTTGGCCGATAAACAGCAGCGTTTGCTTGATTTGGTGCCTAGTATAGCGGACTCGTTGCAGGTTTACGCGTCACCCCCCAAACATTATCGTCAACGCGCAGAGTTTCGGATTTGGCATACGCCGGAGCGTTTGTTTTATGCGATGTTCGACTCAGCCAATCCAAAACAGCCGATAGAAATTACATCCTGCCCGATGGCATGTGAAGCAATTGATCAGTTGATGCAACCGCTGTTGGCGGCAATCAGTGACAGTGACACGCTCAAAAACGGTCTGTTTGAAATCGATTTCTTAGCGACCTTGAGTGGCGAAATGCTGGTTACGCTCATTTATCGAAAAAAAATCGATGAGCAGGTCTGGTCCTTAGCTGCTCAAAAATTGCGCGAAACCTTGCCGATTAATCACCTGATAGGTCGTAGCCGCAAACAAAAAATTCTACTAGATCAGGATTTTGTTATTGAGCGTTTAGCGACCGATAACCAGGCCTGGTTATTCCAACAAATCGAAAACAGTTTTACCCAGCCGAATGCTGAAATGGCGCAAAATATGCTCGCATGGGCGCGCGAACAAAGTCGTCAAATTGTGGCGCAGCAGCCGAGTGATTTGTTAGAGCTCTATTGTGGTAATGGCCATTTTTCGATTGCCTTAGCCGATATTTATTCAAGCGTGTTGGCCACTGAAATTTCCAAAACCTCGGTGAAATCGGCCCAGTTCAACCTGGCTCAAAACGCCATTGCTAATGTAACGGTGGTTAAAATGGCAGCGGAGGAAGTGGCGCAGGCGCTTGCGGGGAAAGCGTTTAATCGCATGGCCGATGTCGATTTAAATCGCTACAACTTCAAAACTATTTTTGTTGATCCACCGCGCTCAGGGCTTGATGATCTGACTCGAGGGATGGCGACATACCACGATAACATTTTATATATTTCCTGCAACCCAGAAACGCTTGCGCATGATCTAGACACCTTGTTAACCACTCATGACCTTGTCTCGGCCGCGCTGTTTGATCAATTTCCCTATAGTCATCATATTGAGTCTGGCGTCTGGTTAAGACGCAAGGCGTAG
- the mutY gene encoding A/G-specific adenine glycosylase: protein MSFVAPLLAWFDDHGRHDLPWHQPRTAYHVWVSEIMLQQTQVQTVIPYYQRFMQRFPDVASLAAASQDEVLAHWSGLGYYARGRNLHQAAQQIINQHDGKFPQDFAAILALPGVGRSTAGAILAQAFNQPYAILDGNVKRVLARYFAIAGWPGTTGVQQQLWQQAEQLLSEVPTHRLADYTQAQMDLGATLCTRSKPRCQQCPVQATCQAWQTVQVASLPSTKPKKTRPTKQTCCWLLRNKQGQLWLQPRPGQGIWGGLYSLPETPLADPEELNLAMFESAVESLVEWPSLKHSFSHYHLMMYPVEVMLDVTLGDSIAIQKDQVCEGVPNYAAALDATGSWFNLPDALELGLPAPIRQLIEQLQAREA, encoded by the coding sequence GTGAGTTTTGTTGCGCCTTTATTAGCCTGGTTTGATGACCATGGTCGTCATGATTTGCCGTGGCACCAGCCACGCACCGCTTATCATGTTTGGGTGTCAGAAATTATGCTGCAACAAACTCAGGTGCAAACCGTTATTCCTTATTATCAACGGTTTATGCAGCGTTTTCCTGATGTGGCCAGTTTGGCGGCGGCAAGTCAAGATGAGGTTTTAGCGCACTGGTCGGGTTTAGGCTACTATGCTCGCGGTCGCAATTTGCACCAGGCGGCACAGCAGATTATCAATCAGCATGATGGCAAGTTTCCGCAAGATTTTGCGGCGATTTTAGCCTTGCCTGGGGTCGGGCGGTCAACTGCAGGCGCGATTCTAGCCCAGGCTTTTAATCAGCCCTATGCTATTTTAGATGGCAATGTTAAACGAGTATTAGCGCGTTATTTTGCGATTGCGGGTTGGCCCGGCACTACAGGGGTTCAACAGCAGTTATGGCAACAGGCCGAGCAACTTTTAAGCGAGGTACCAACACATCGATTGGCAGACTATACCCAAGCGCAAATGGACTTAGGTGCTACGCTTTGTACACGCTCCAAGCCGCGCTGCCAGCAGTGCCCGGTACAAGCGACTTGCCAGGCCTGGCAAACCGTTCAAGTGGCTAGCTTGCCGAGTACGAAACCTAAAAAAACGCGACCTACCAAGCAGACCTGCTGTTGGCTTCTGCGTAATAAACAAGGCCAGTTATGGTTGCAACCTCGGCCTGGGCAAGGGATTTGGGGTGGTTTGTATAGTTTGCCTGAAACGCCTTTGGCTGACCCAGAGGAACTTAATCTTGCGATGTTTGAGTCAGCGGTTGAGTCTTTGGTAGAATGGCCTAGTCTTAAACATAGCTTTAGTCATTATCATTTGATGATGTATCCAGTAGAAGTGATGCTAGACGTGACGCTGGGTGATTCGATAGCAATCCAAAAGGATCAGGTCTGTGAAGGGGTGCCTAATTATGCGGCAGCACTGGATGCAACAGGCAGTTGGTTTAACCTACCGGATGCCTTAGAACTGGGTTTACCCGCGCCCATTAGACAGTTGATTGAACAGCTACAAGCACGCGAAGCGTAA
- a CDS encoding lysophospholipid acyltransferase family protein, with the protein MSKTLASSDRHPIAGVLFKGLIWGFSKLPLGLNRRLGQGLGWLLWRLPNKAKRITLINLAIAYPQHDQAWRDQMAKQSLVELGKTVTELGPLWLWPKEKLLPLVKEVRGLEQLEAGLAKQRGVIVLSPHLGAWELMGWYWSVKYGITSLYRPPRMASIETFMRAVRERGGADLVPTDMSGVKALRRALKDQQMVGILPDQDPGASGGVIAPFFAQPANTMLLVAKLAQKAQCPVFYTFTERLAGADGYRVHVIPATDLVSSTDDIEAAAALNKGVEQALSLCPAQYQWSYKRFKNVPGQKIY; encoded by the coding sequence ATGAGTAAAACGCTGGCTTCGAGTGACCGTCATCCTATTGCAGGCGTATTGTTTAAAGGTTTAATTTGGGGCTTTTCTAAATTGCCTTTGGGATTGAATCGTCGATTGGGGCAGGGGTTAGGCTGGTTGCTGTGGCGTCTGCCTAATAAGGCTAAACGCATTACCTTGATCAATTTGGCTATTGCCTATCCTCAACACGACCAGGCCTGGCGTGATCAAATGGCCAAGCAAAGTTTGGTCGAGTTAGGCAAAACCGTTACGGAATTAGGGCCTTTATGGCTCTGGCCAAAAGAGAAATTATTACCCTTGGTAAAAGAGGTGCGTGGTTTAGAGCAACTCGAAGCAGGTCTGGCAAAGCAACGAGGCGTGATCGTGTTGTCGCCGCATTTGGGCGCTTGGGAATTGATGGGCTGGTATTGGTCGGTTAAATATGGCATTACCAGTTTGTATCGGCCGCCGCGGATGGCGTCTATTGAAACTTTTATGCGTGCCGTGCGTGAGCGGGGTGGTGCCGATCTTGTACCCACAGATATGAGCGGTGTAAAGGCTTTGCGACGCGCACTTAAAGACCAGCAAATGGTTGGCATTCTTCCCGACCAGGATCCTGGTGCCAGTGGCGGTGTGATTGCGCCATTTTTTGCGCAGCCAGCGAATACCATGTTGTTAGTGGCTAAATTAGCGCAAAAGGCACAGTGTCCGGTTTTTTATACCTTTACGGAGCGCTTAGCCGGTGCTGATGGCTACCGTGTTCACGTGATTCCAGCGACTGATTTAGTTAGCAGTACCGATGATATTGAGGCAGCAGCAGCATTAAATAAAGGGGTTGAGCAAGCTCTGAGCTTATGTCCAGCGCAATATCAATGGTCTTATAAGCGCTTCAAAAACGTACCCGGTCAAAAAATATATTGA
- the hemE gene encoding uroporphyrinogen decarboxylase, with translation MSGLQNDRFLRALLRQPVDRTPVWMMRQAGRYLPEYRATRAQAGSFMDLCRNAELACEVTLQPLERFPLDAAILFSDILTIPDAMGLGLRFAQGEGPIFDKPVRSMADAKKLYVPDMGSDLGYVMNAVSTIRKALNGRVPLIGFSGSPWTLATYMVEGGSSKTFSIVKAMMYDQPATLHHILDVLADSVIAYLNAQIEAGAQAVQVFDTWGGVLTPRDYKEFSLNYMAKIVDGLKREHNGQKIPVILFTKGGGQWLEALADTGADALGLDWTTDISEARRRVGDRVALQGNMDPSMLYASPARIREEVASILSQYGHGSGHVFNLGHGIHPEVDPEHARAFIEAVVALSPAYH, from the coding sequence ATGTCTGGATTGCAAAATGATCGTTTTCTTCGCGCCCTGCTTCGTCAACCAGTAGATCGCACACCTGTATGGATGATGCGTCAGGCTGGACGTTATTTGCCAGAATATCGCGCAACCCGTGCCCAAGCAGGGTCGTTTATGGATTTATGCCGTAATGCTGAATTGGCTTGCGAAGTCACCCTGCAGCCGCTAGAGCGTTTCCCGCTGGACGCCGCTATTTTGTTCTCCGACATTCTCACAATTCCTGATGCGATGGGCTTAGGCTTACGTTTTGCACAAGGCGAAGGTCCGATTTTTGACAAACCCGTGCGCTCGATGGCGGATGCCAAAAAACTCTATGTACCTGACATGGGTTCCGATTTAGGTTATGTGATGAATGCGGTCAGCACGATTCGCAAGGCACTCAATGGCCGTGTACCCTTAATTGGATTTTCAGGTAGTCCGTGGACACTCGCCACCTATATGGTAGAAGGCGGATCAAGCAAAACCTTCTCGATTGTCAAGGCCATGATGTATGATCAACCCGCTACCCTTCATCATATCTTAGATGTGTTGGCGGATTCCGTCATTGCCTACCTTAATGCCCAAATTGAAGCCGGCGCTCAAGCGGTGCAAGTATTCGATACCTGGGGTGGCGTATTAACACCACGCGATTACAAAGAATTTTCACTTAACTATATGGCGAAGATTGTTGATGGCTTAAAGCGTGAACATAACGGTCAGAAAATTCCGGTGATTTTGTTTACCAAAGGTGGCGGCCAGTGGTTGGAAGCCCTAGCTGATACTGGTGCTGATGCGCTCGGATTAGATTGGACCACCGATATTAGTGAGGCGCGTCGTCGCGTTGGTGATCGCGTCGCCCTGCAAGGCAATATGGATCCAAGTATGCTTTATGCCAGCCCAGCACGTATTCGTGAAGAAGTCGCCAGTATTTTATCTCAATACGGTCACGGCTCTGGTCATGTGTTTAATTTGGGACACGGCATTCATCCAGAAGTCGATCCAGAACATGCTCGTGCCTTCATTGAAGCCGTGGTGGCTTTAAGTCCTGCCTACCATTAA
- the trmB gene encoding tRNA (guanosine(46)-N7)-methyltransferase TrmB, producing the protein MTEHSAQTPNLSTEALNTSNQGEPTGLARRIKSFVLRQGRMSKAQQGALERLWPVYGLEPAGASLDLMALFGRDADTYVEIGFGMGTSLAQMAADNPDRNYIGIEVHRPGVGALCKLIEEQGLTNIRIFNHDAIDVLEKRIPLNSLAGVYLFFPDPWHKARHKKRRIVQPEFAAKLAQHLKIGGEFHMATDWEDYALHMMEVMSAAPDYRNAAGDGQFTPRPAYRPLTKFEQRGHRLGHGVWDLIFNKQ; encoded by the coding sequence ATGACTGAACATTCTGCCCAGACCCCCAACCTTTCTACTGAAGCATTAAACACCTCAAACCAAGGCGAGCCAACCGGTTTAGCGCGACGGATTAAAAGCTTTGTACTGCGCCAAGGCCGCATGTCCAAAGCGCAACAAGGCGCATTAGAACGCCTTTGGCCAGTGTATGGCTTAGAACCGGCAGGGGCGAGCTTGGATTTAATGGCTTTGTTTGGTCGTGATGCCGACACCTATGTCGAAATCGGTTTTGGGATGGGTACGAGCTTGGCGCAAATGGCAGCGGATAACCCTGATCGCAACTACATTGGTATTGAAGTCCATCGTCCCGGCGTCGGCGCGTTATGCAAACTGATTGAAGAACAGGGATTAACCAATATTCGAATTTTTAATCACGACGCGATTGACGTGTTGGAAAAACGCATTCCGCTGAACAGTCTGGCGGGCGTGTACTTGTTTTTCCCCGATCCTTGGCACAAAGCGCGTCATAAAAAACGCCGCATTGTACAACCTGAATTTGCCGCCAAACTGGCGCAACATCTGAAAATAGGCGGCGAATTTCACATGGCCACCGACTGGGAAGATTATGCGTTGCACATGATGGAAGTCATGAGCGCCGCGCCCGATTATCGCAATGCCGCCGGTGACGGTCAATTTACCCCACGCCCCGCCTATCGCCCACTCACCAAATTCGAACAGCGCGGCCATCGTTTAGGGCATGGCGTATGGGATTTGATATTTAATAAACAATAG
- a CDS encoding type II toxin-antitoxin system RelE/ParE family toxin translates to MKIELSPKAQEDLSYIWDYTYHQWGTMQAETYVRNIWHAIESLKSSYNSSQSIDFVRAGYRKIQTGSHVIFFKQASDTITVIRILHQQMDISRHLSTDL, encoded by the coding sequence ATGAAGATTGAACTATCACCCAAAGCGCAAGAAGATTTAAGTTATATTTGGGACTACACCTACCACCAATGGGGCACAATGCAAGCTGAAACCTACGTTCGCAACATTTGGCATGCTATTGAAAGTTTAAAATCCAGTTACAACTCTTCACAAAGTATCGATTTTGTTAGAGCGGGTTACCGCAAAATACAAACCGGTTCACATGTCATCTTTTTTAAACAAGCTTCAGACACTATCACCGTCATTCGTATTCTTCATCAGCAAATGGATATTTCCAGACACCTCTCCACCGATTTGTAG
- the polA gene encoding DNA polymerase I: protein MTHTDSAPIILVDGSSYLFRAFHAMPPLTNREGHPTGAIYGVTNMIGKLLETYQPEQIAVVFDAKGKTFRNDLYADYKAHRPPMPDELRVQIAPIHEIVKALGLPLLVIEGVEADDVIGTLAVQATQAKKDALISTGDKDMAQLVNEHITLINTMTDTLMTPDKVVEKFGIRPDQIIDYLALMGDTSDNIPGIPKCGPKTAVKWLTAYDTMDNLIAHANEIKGKIGDTLREHIPHLALSRQLTTIRTDCDLPINLPDLTRQAPDIDALKTLLAEYEFKNWLKQLEDGQLPFSRQQNHHAKPAAKNTTSSTQESAQQGLVSDEQAALQINSADYETILTQAQFDTWLTKLQQAELFALDTETTSLEPLHAQLVGLSFAVESATGLVEAAYLPLKHDYDGAPTQLDFETTLANLKPLLESEQPQKVGQNLKYDWHVLANHGIQLRGMAFDTMLESYVLNSVATRHNMDDLAQHYLNKTTITFEDIAGKGKAQKTFNQIDLAQAAPYAAEDADITLQLHQTLYPQLTEKADLAQVLNEIEMPLMPVLAKMERHGMLIDKDLLKIQSGELAKKITTLENEAYRIAGQEFNLGSPKQLQEILFEQLGLPVIKKTPKGVPSTAEPVLAELAEQGHELPKVITQHRSLAKLKSTYTDALPKQINLQTGRVHTSYQQAVASTGRLSSTEPNLQNIPIRTAEGRRIRQAFIARSGYQLLAADYSQIELRIMAHLSEDPGLVQAFAEGKDIHQATAAEIFDMPLNEVTSEQRRSAKAVNFGLIYGMSAFGLANQLGIDRGLAQAYIDRYFDRYPGVKAYMNTTKADAEYYGYVETLAGRRFYLPDIKARGPRKQHAERTAINAPMQGTAADIIKKAMIGLDRWIEQSDLDIRMLMQVHDELVFEVKTEQLEQIKPEIKRLMESAMPLNVPLIVEIGQGDNWDQAH, encoded by the coding sequence ATGACGCACACCGATTCTGCTCCAATTATTCTTGTTGATGGTTCGTCGTATTTATTCCGCGCCTTTCATGCGATGCCGCCTTTGACCAATCGCGAAGGCCATCCGACCGGTGCGATTTATGGTGTGACCAATATGATTGGCAAGCTGTTGGAAACCTATCAGCCGGAACAGATCGCGGTGGTGTTTGATGCCAAGGGTAAAACCTTTCGCAATGATTTATACGCTGACTACAAGGCCCATCGCCCACCGATGCCGGATGAATTGCGGGTGCAAATTGCGCCGATTCATGAGATTGTCAAAGCACTGGGGTTGCCGCTGCTGGTGATAGAGGGCGTGGAGGCGGACGATGTGATCGGTACGCTGGCTGTGCAAGCAACCCAGGCCAAAAAGGATGCATTGATTTCGACCGGCGATAAAGACATGGCGCAACTGGTGAATGAACATATCACCTTGATTAATACCATGACCGATACGCTAATGACACCCGACAAGGTGGTGGAAAAATTCGGCATTCGACCTGATCAAATTATTGATTATCTGGCGCTGATGGGCGACACCTCCGACAATATTCCAGGGATTCCAAAATGTGGGCCAAAAACCGCGGTAAAGTGGCTGACCGCTTACGACACCATGGATAATCTGATCGCGCATGCGAATGAGATCAAAGGAAAAATTGGTGACACCCTGCGTGAGCATATTCCGCATTTAGCCTTGTCGCGTCAGTTGACCACCATTCGCACTGATTGCGATTTGCCGATTAATCTGCCGGATTTAACCCGCCAAGCACCAGATATCGACGCGCTAAAAACCCTGCTTGCGGAATATGAGTTTAAAAACTGGCTAAAACAGTTAGAAGACGGGCAGTTGCCGTTTAGTCGCCAACAAAACCACCACGCCAAACCGGCCGCCAAAAACACGACGAGCAGCACCCAAGAAAGCGCTCAACAAGGTCTGGTGAGTGACGAACAAGCCGCCTTGCAAATCAACTCAGCCGATTACGAAACCATTTTGACCCAAGCGCAGTTTGACACCTGGCTGACCAAGCTTCAGCAAGCCGAACTGTTTGCGCTGGACACCGAAACCACCTCACTTGAACCCCTGCACGCGCAGTTGGTCGGATTGAGTTTTGCGGTCGAGTCAGCAACAGGCCTGGTGGAAGCGGCGTATTTACCGCTGAAACATGACTATGACGGCGCTCCGACCCAACTGGATTTTGAAACCACCCTCGCCAATCTGAAACCGCTGTTGGAATCCGAACAACCGCAGAAAGTCGGTCAAAACCTGAAATACGATTGGCACGTGTTGGCCAACCACGGCATTCAATTACGCGGAATGGCGTTTGATACCATGCTGGAATCCTATGTGCTGAACTCGGTTGCGACTCGGCATAATATGGACGATCTAGCACAGCATTACCTCAATAAAACCACGATTACCTTTGAAGACATTGCCGGCAAAGGTAAGGCGCAAAAAACCTTTAACCAGATTGACCTTGCACAGGCTGCGCCCTATGCCGCAGAAGATGCGGATATAACCCTGCAACTCCATCAAACCCTGTATCCACAACTGACCGAAAAAGCCGATCTCGCGCAGGTTTTAAACGAGATTGAAATGCCACTGATGCCGGTGCTGGCGAAAATGGAACGCCACGGCATGTTAATCGACAAGGATCTGCTGAAGATTCAAAGCGGCGAATTGGCCAAAAAAATCACCACGCTGGAAAACGAGGCCTATCGCATTGCGGGGCAAGAATTTAACCTCGGCTCACCCAAGCAACTGCAAGAGATTCTGTTTGAACAACTCGGACTGCCGGTGATAAAAAAAACCCCGAAAGGCGTGCCCTCTACCGCTGAACCGGTTTTGGCGGAACTAGCAGAACAAGGCCACGAACTGCCGAAGGTGATTACCCAGCATCGCAGTTTGGCCAAACTCAAGTCCACTTATACTGATGCCTTGCCCAAGCAAATCAACCTGCAAACCGGACGGGTGCACACCTCTTACCAACAAGCGGTGGCCTCGACCGGACGCTTGTCGTCAACCGAGCCGAATCTGCAAAATATACCGATTCGTACCGCCGAAGGTCGTCGTATTCGTCAAGCCTTTATCGCCAGGTCGGGCTATCAACTCCTCGCCGCCGACTACTCGCAAATTGAGTTGCGGATTATGGCGCATTTAAGCGAAGATCCAGGCCTAGTGCAAGCCTTTGCCGAAGGCAAGGATATTCACCAAGCGACCGCAGCTGAGATTTTTGATATGCCGTTGAACGAGGTGACCAGCGAACAACGCCGCAGCGCCAAAGCAGTGAACTTTGGCTTAATTTATGGCATGTCGGCATTTGGCTTGGCCAACCAACTGGGAATTGACCGAGGCTTGGCACAAGCCTATATCGACCGTTATTTTGATCGCTATCCGGGTGTAAAAGCCTATATGAACACCACCAAGGCCGATGCCGAATACTACGGTTATGTCGAAACCCTCGCTGGGCGACGTTTTTATCTGCCTGATATTAAAGCCCGTGGCCCACGCAAACAACATGCCGAACGCACCGCAATTAATGCGCCGATGCAAGGCACGGCAGCGGATATTATTAAAAAAGCGATGATAGGGCTTGATCGCTGGATTGAACAAAGTGACTTAGATATTCGGATGCTGATGCAGGTACACGATGAATTGGTGTTTGAAGTCAAAACTGAACAGCTGGAACAGATCAAACCTGAAATCAAACGCCTGATGGAAAGCGCCATGCCGCTGAATGTGCCGCTGATTGTGGAAATCGGTCAGGGCGATAACTGGGACCAGGCGCATTAA
- a CDS encoding tRNA 2-thiocytidine(32) synthetase TtcA has protein sequence MKIKPPKKILQSVGRAIAQYKMLRDGDRVLLGLSGGKDSLALLMVLKHLQRHAPIKFELAACTIDPEIPGFDPSPLKAFLADLDVPYFYESEDLVALANQYMKGDSFCSFCSRHKRGKLYTVCRREGYNVLALAQHLDDLTESFVMSAFNAGQLRTMKAHYLNNEKDIRIIRPFVRVRENQTRDFAASAGLPVIPDNCPACFAKPQARQHFKDLLLAEEQRNKHLYANLWTAMQPLIGDDNHAGLAGLVTEDVDE, from the coding sequence ATGAAAATCAAACCTCCTAAAAAAATCCTCCAATCGGTTGGGCGCGCTATCGCGCAATACAAAATGTTGCGCGACGGTGATCGCGTACTGTTAGGCTTATCCGGTGGCAAAGACTCCCTGGCGCTGTTGATGGTGTTAAAACATTTGCAACGCCATGCCCCGATTAAATTTGAGTTAGCAGCCTGTACCATTGACCCAGAAATACCCGGCTTTGACCCATCACCACTGAAGGCTTTTTTGGCCGATCTTGACGTGCCGTATTTTTATGAATCGGAAGATTTGGTTGCGCTGGCTAATCAATATATGAAAGGCGATTCATTTTGTAGTTTTTGTTCACGGCATAAGCGCGGCAAGCTTTACACCGTCTGTCGTCGTGAGGGCTATAACGTGTTGGCCCTAGCACAGCATCTCGACGATTTGACTGAAAGCTTTGTGATGTCGGCGTTTAATGCCGGTCAGTTGCGCACCATGAAAGCGCACTATCTTAATAACGAAAAAGACATTCGCATAATTCGTCCGTTTGTGCGGGTGCGCGAAAATCAAACCCGTGATTTTGCGGCATCAGCAGGCCTGCCGGTGATTCCGGATAACTGTCCCGCGTGTTTTGCCAAGCCGCAAGCCCGTCAGCATTTTAAAGACCTTTTGCTGGCAGAAGAACAACGTAATAAACACCTCTATGCGAATTTATGGACGGCCATGCAACCCCTTATTGGTGATGACAATCATGCGGGTTTAGCAGGCCTGGTCACGGAGGATGTTGATGAGTAA
- a CDS encoding type B 50S ribosomal protein L31, protein MKADIHPEYNEVVFQDISTGETFKTRSTIKTSGDTITLDGKDYPLVRVEVSSASHPFYTGKQTLVDTEGRVEKFRQKYGSLRR, encoded by the coding sequence ATGAAAGCAGACATTCATCCAGAATACAACGAAGTGGTCTTCCAAGACATTTCAACCGGTGAGACGTTTAAAACACGTTCTACCATTAAAACTTCTGGTGATACTATCACCCTAGACGGTAAAGATTACCCTTTAGTTCGTGTAGAAGTTTCAAGTGCTTCGCACCCATTCTACACTGGCAAGCAAACTTTGGTTGACACCGAAGGTCGCGTTGAGAAGTTCCGTCAAAAATACGGTTCACTTCGTCGCTAA
- a CDS encoding transcriptional regulator, protein MFSLRLQEAMQNHGYELRPIVIEREFNQRYWGKSISFQAARRWLHGEAVPTQDRLQVLAEWLNVDPHWLRFGEKLSGSVQQQRKRWDANMTPQERQVVETFMSLPAEKRKMVGEIVFAFAQAQTKS, encoded by the coding sequence ATGTTTAGTCTACGCCTACAAGAAGCCATGCAGAATCATGGCTATGAATTACGCCCAATCGTAATTGAACGCGAGTTTAATCAACGCTATTGGGGTAAATCGATTTCCTTCCAAGCTGCACGTCGTTGGTTGCATGGTGAAGCAGTTCCTACACAAGACCGCCTACAAGTCCTCGCTGAATGGTTAAATGTCGATCCGCATTGGTTGCGGTTTGGGGAGAAATTATCCGGCTCGGTGCAACAACAGCGCAAACGCTGGGATGCGAATATGACCCCGCAAGAACGCCAGGTGGTGGAAACCTTTATGAGCCTGCCGGCGGAGAAACGCAAAATGGTCGGTGAAATCGTATTCGCCTTTGCTCAAGCTCAAACCAAATCTTGA
- a CDS encoding type II toxin-antitoxin system ParD family antitoxin produces MATMNISLPDKMKDWVEESVQTGLYANASDYVRDLIRQDHQKMAALRQALIEGEKSGFACEFDIEAFINTKKQAAQ; encoded by the coding sequence ATGGCGACTATGAATATTTCGTTACCGGATAAAATGAAAGACTGGGTTGAAGAGTCGGTGCAAACAGGGCTTTATGCCAATGCATCGGATTATGTTCGTGACCTAATTCGTCAGGATCATCAAAAAATGGCGGCGTTACGCCAAGCGTTAATCGAAGGTGAAAAGTCCGGTTTTGCATGTGAATTTGATATCGAGGCGTTTATCAACACTAAAAAACAAGCTGCGCAATGA